The Salvelinus sp. IW2-2015 unplaced genomic scaffold, ASM291031v2 Un_scaffold7637, whole genome shotgun sequence genomic sequence CAAATTAGTTGAGCTAACTTATCATCTGTATTTGAGGAGCTATAGTATTATAcgtctttctctgagaccaggttgcttgttgcaTCATACCAACAAAGGAGAATTATGGGGAGAATTTACATTGggggttaggagaactaacaacAAAGGTTAGGAGAATTGGGTGAAGGTTAggcgaagggttagctaaaatgctacaattGTCCCCATCACGACTCAAAGGGTATTGTGGAAATCTAAATCGTACCCTCAAATCTCACAACTCTGTTTTGGAGATACTTTATGGCCAAAATGTACCAACCATTTTGACACTGGAATACATTTTTCAGACAAATATCGATGTCACAAATAACGTTTTCAATGAGAGACATTGGTTCTTGAGTTCAGTTCTGCTTTAAGAAGATGCATgttagaaataggcagggtttatgactatgtctgtgccagctagtgacgaCTGTCTAAAGGCTCTATAACCTCTGCTCATCTCTTCTTTCCTCCAGACTCcctgcagctctctgtctctgaagaggaggttacccctgagcagcagcactgtgagcaggagtggagccccagtctggggcAGGAGAACCCAGAGCTTCTACAGATTCAGGAGGAACTCATGGCCactcaggaggaagagcagcttcaaggGCTGGAGGCTGATATCAAATTCCCTCCttcctgtgtgaaaagtgaatgtgatcAGGAGGACCCACTTCAGTCCTTGATTCTTCCCCAAACCCAGACTGTGGAGAACAGAGAGCGTGACCCTAAACAAGTGGATCTCACACCTTTTGTTACTGTGACCCACGTTAAGGGCCTCAATATTCACTGTGACCCTCCAGATAATCAGAACAATGCCTCCAGCCACAGCTTAGCCGTAAACAGTGACCCAGTAGGACTTGACAGCAGCCCACCAATGGATCCCAGCTCATCATTTGATCCCAGCTCATCATTGAATCCAAACCCATCAATGGGTGAACACCGTTATAAACCCAGCACCACCTCCAGAAAAACTCCCCACTGTGGTGAAATGTTTGCTCTGAAATTGACCTGCAGAGGCATGTGACTCTCTCCAAGAAGAGACTCAGTGAATGCCGTTCTGCAGAAAACGCTACAACTCCACCTGTAAACTGAAGGCCCATGTCCGCTCTGTCACAGTGGGAAACCCTACACCTGCCTGTTTGTAGCAAGACCTTCAAACTCAAAGGAGACCTGTCCAAGCACATGAggattcacacaggggagaaacagTTTAAGTGTGGCGACTGTGGAAAAGGTTCCATTCAAGGACACACTACATGGCACATGGTGACTCATACAGGAgaaaaccatttagctgtgatgACTTGGGAAAAGCTTCAGTCAGAAAGGGTCCCTAAAAGAGCATACactactcacacacagagagaaccatTTAGCGTGTGACTGTGGGAAAATGTTTCCAATCGCTAAGAAGCATACACACTGACTCatgcaggagagaaaccatttagctgtgatgCTTGTGGAAAAGCTTCTGTCCACAGGCGTCCCTAAAGAAGCAATCACTACTCACACAGGGAGAGAAACTTTAGCGTCtggactgtgggaaaagcttctcAAAGGGGCCCTAAGAACATCaatgactcacacaggagagaaaccatttagctgtgtgACTGTGGAAAGCTTCCTCAAAGGGGCCTAAAGGCATCAACTGACTCACACAGAAGAAAACATTTAGCTGTGATGACTGTGGGAAGCTTCACTCAAAAGTCTAATTTACTGACGCATGTGAAAAACATCACAAAGTGGCAAACAGGAGAAAactgaaagaagaaagaaaattaGGACAAAGATATATTTATccacagatcaggatgtgacatcTGAGTACCTAACACAATATCAATAAGTTAATTGAGTCAATGAGAGGAGTCAGATTAACTGATGACTAAATTAGCAGTGCAGTGgactattttgttaagtgcagagatgtattatggTTGAATGTGTAGGGACTTCTGAAATTCTACAGATTTTGTGGTCCAGCAGGAAGACAGCATACCCAATCCAGAGGTTGTCAGTCAAATCCCAGGTTGGGTCATATTGAAAAGTCTACTAAGTGCtatgtcaaatgtaatcatattgcATTGAGTaccttttataaaaaaaaattacaccaTTTTTGCTAAACAGTGTATCACTAACTTAACAGTAATAATGGTTCCAATAATTACAGTTTGTATGGTCACACTTACCACGGTTTAACGCaaagttattgcgggtgtagcgaaatgcttgtgtttcttgctccaacagtgcagtaatatctatcaaTTCACAGTAATACACACAAacttaaaagtaaaagaatggatttTAGGAATATATTAAGATGATCAATGTGGCatggactaaaatacagtagaatagagtacattatatacatatgagatgagtaaagcaaaaatatgaaaacattattaaagtgactag encodes the following:
- the LOC112079342 gene encoding uncharacterized protein isoform X2, with the translated sequence MSKLQSFRVFLNERLTAAAVEIFGAVEETVAEYREENDRLRRLLRVTPEIQLYSLQLSVSEEEVTPEQQHCEQEWSPSLGQENPELLQIQEELMATQEEEQLQGLEADIKFPPSCVKSECDQEDPLQSLILPQTQTVENRERDPKQVDLTPFVTVTHVKGLNIHCDPPDNQNNASSHSLAVNSDPVGLDSSPPMDPSSSFDPSSSLNPNPSMGEHRYKPSTTSRKTPHCGEMFALKLTCRGM
- the LOC112079342 gene encoding uncharacterized protein isoform X1, with product MSKLQSFRVFLNERLTAAAVEIFGAVEETVAEYREENDRLRRLLRVTPEIQLCRIDSLQLSVSEEEVTPEQQHCEQEWSPSLGQENPELLQIQEELMATQEEEQLQGLEADIKFPPSCVKSECDQEDPLQSLILPQTQTVENRERDPKQVDLTPFVTVTHVKGLNIHCDPPDNQNNASSHSLAVNSDPVGLDSSPPMDPSSSFDPSSSLNPNPSMGEHRYKPSTTSRKTPHCGEMFALKLTCRGM